The Anabaena sp. WA102 genome contains a region encoding:
- a CDS encoding GuaB3 family IMP dehydrogenase-related protein, giving the protein MEIQLGRGKVARRAYGIDEIALVPGNRTLDPSLADTKWQIGNIEREIPIIASAMDGVVDVQMAVRLSQLGALGVINLEGVQTRYADPEPILDRIASVGKDEFVSLMQELYAEPIKPELIEKRIQEIKQQGGIAAVSATPAGASKYGEVVTKAGADLFFIQATVVSTDHISPEAITPLNLAEFCSSMAIPVALGNCVTYQVTLELMKAGAAAVLVGIGPGAACTSRGVLGVGVPQATAIADCTAARDDYYRETGKYIPIIADGGLITGGDICKCIACGADAVMIGSPFARAAQAPGRGYHWGMATPSPVLPRGTRIRVGTTGTLEQILRGPAGLDDGTHNLLGALKTSMGTLGAKNIKEMQQVEVVIAPSLLTEGKVYQKAQQLGMGK; this is encoded by the coding sequence GACGAAATTGCTTTAGTCCCTGGTAACAGAACTCTCGATCCGAGTTTAGCTGATACCAAGTGGCAAATCGGCAATATTGAGCGAGAAATCCCCATTATTGCCAGTGCAATGGATGGTGTGGTTGATGTACAAATGGCTGTTCGCTTGTCCCAGTTGGGGGCATTGGGCGTAATTAATTTAGAGGGTGTCCAAACTCGCTATGCCGACCCCGAACCGATTTTAGATCGGATTGCCTCCGTCGGCAAAGATGAATTTGTCAGCCTGATGCAAGAACTATATGCTGAACCAATAAAGCCGGAATTAATTGAAAAACGTATTCAGGAAATTAAACAACAAGGCGGTATTGCGGCAGTTAGCGCAACTCCAGCAGGTGCAAGCAAATATGGCGAAGTCGTAACTAAAGCTGGAGCAGATCTATTTTTTATCCAAGCTACAGTAGTCTCTACCGATCATATATCTCCAGAAGCTATTACTCCCCTTAATTTAGCGGAGTTTTGCAGTTCTATGGCTATCCCTGTGGCTTTGGGAAATTGCGTTACATATCAAGTCACCTTAGAGTTGATGAAAGCTGGTGCAGCAGCGGTATTGGTAGGTATTGGACCCGGTGCTGCTTGTACTTCTCGTGGAGTGTTGGGCGTGGGCGTACCTCAAGCCACTGCGATCGCCGATTGTACAGCCGCTAGAGACGATTATTATCGGGAAACCGGTAAATATATCCCCATCATCGCTGACGGTGGTTTAATCACCGGAGGAGACATCTGTAAATGTATTGCCTGCGGTGCTGACGCTGTTATGATTGGTTCTCCATTTGCCAGAGCCGCCCAAGCCCCTGGGCGTGGTTATCACTGGGGTATGGCAACTCCTAGCCCAGTCTTACCTCGTGGGACTCGCATTCGCGTGGGTACAACTGGAACTCTAGAACAAATACTCAGAGGACCTGCTGGTTTGGATGATGGTACTCATAATCTTTTAGGAGCTTTAAAGACGAGTATGGGAACTTTAGGGGCTAAAAACATTAAGGAAATGCAGCAGGTTGAAGTTGTCATTGCTCCTTCTTTGTTGACAGAAGGTAAGGTTTACCAAAAAGCCCAACAGTTAGGTATGGGTAAATAA